One Chryseobacterium sp. StRB126 genomic region harbors:
- a CDS encoding SusD/RagB family nutrient-binding outer membrane lipoprotein, with protein MKKIILSLFITSMALISCERDITSLNEDTKNPANVNPEFMFASAEVGLLTQMTSPSVNLNIFRFFTQQWSETQYTDESVYNLPKRSVPDNNWNILYAQLLKLEQVRVATNATSDASLKASKIATIEALEIYIYSVLVDTYGDVPYSQSIKVDQYPNPAYDDAKTIYADLIKRADAALALLATSTSSGFGSSDAIFGGDKNKIKAFINSTKLRLGLNLADVDNALAKSTVESAVSSGVVLTNADNIGLKFASSGQFVNPMFIEMVSSGRNDFIPSDVYLGAMNAESDPRRPSYFTTAPSGQYEGGVYGSENVYGSFSHVNPELLKADSYAYLFDAAEVNFMLAEAAERGFNVGGTAATYFTNGIKASMDFWGVSAAARDAYVAAHNYTTLPGTWKQKIGNEAWIATHNRGFEAWEFSRRLDFRVFVKPETRDVPTRLYYPINEGSVNGTNRANACVKQWGSVNGDVQGAKVFWDKF; from the coding sequence ATGAAAAAAATAATATTAAGCCTTTTTATAACCAGCATGGCTTTAATATCATGCGAAAGGGACATTACCTCACTAAATGAGGATACTAAGAACCCGGCAAATGTAAATCCTGAGTTTATGTTTGCATCAGCGGAAGTTGGACTATTAACTCAGATGACCAGCCCAAGTGTAAATCTAAATATCTTTAGATTTTTTACTCAACAATGGTCTGAAACTCAATATACTGATGAATCGGTTTATAATCTTCCAAAGAGAAGTGTACCTGATAATAATTGGAATATCTTGTATGCACAATTACTAAAATTAGAACAGGTGAGAGTAGCAACTAATGCAACTAGCGATGCTTCTCTTAAAGCAAGTAAAATTGCAACCATCGAAGCTTTGGAAATATATATCTATAGTGTATTGGTAGATACTTATGGAGATGTTCCATACTCTCAGTCTATTAAAGTTGATCAATATCCAAACCCTGCTTATGATGATGCGAAGACAATCTATGCTGATCTAATCAAAAGAGCTGATGCTGCTCTTGCTTTATTAGCAACTTCAACTTCTTCAGGTTTTGGTTCAAGTGATGCCATTTTTGGTGGAGATAAAAATAAAATTAAAGCATTTATAAATAGTACAAAACTTAGATTAGGTTTAAATTTAGCTGACGTGGATAATGCTTTGGCAAAATCAACTGTTGAAAGTGCTGTATCTAGTGGTGTAGTTCTTACAAATGCTGATAATATCGGATTAAAATTTGCTTCGTCAGGGCAATTTGTTAATCCTATGTTTATAGAAATGGTATCTAGTGGTCGAAATGATTTTATACCATCTGATGTCTATTTAGGTGCAATGAATGCTGAATCAGATCCAAGACGTCCAAGTTATTTTACAACAGCTCCTTCAGGACAATATGAAGGCGGAGTATATGGTTCTGAAAATGTATATGGAAGTTTTTCACATGTGAATCCTGAGCTTTTAAAAGCAGATAGTTATGCTTATCTTTTTGATGCTGCAGAAGTTAATTTTATGTTAGCAGAAGCTGCTGAAAGAGGATTTAACGTTGGAGGAACAGCGGCAACTTATTTTACAAATGGTATTAAAGCTTCAATGGATTTCTGGGGAGTTAGTGCAGCAGCCCGTGATGCCTATGTTGCGGCTCATAATTATACAACATTACCAGGAACATGGAAACAAAAAATTGGAAATGAAGCTTGGATCGCGACTCATAATAGAGGATTCGAAGCATGGGAATTCTCAAGAAGGTTGGATTTCAGGGTATTTGTAAAACCAGAAACAAGAGATGTACCTACAAGACTTTATTATCCAATTAATGAAGGAAGTGTAAACGGAACTAATAGAGCAAATGCATGTGTAAAGCAATGGGGATCTGTAAATGGAGATGTACAAGGAGCCAAAGTATTCTGGGATAAATTTTAA
- a CDS encoding SusC/RagA family TonB-linked outer membrane protein — MKKLTTGLLVLVLSSSIAVANAQQKKDTIKTKEIEGVVVTALGIKREKKALGYASQEIKGDVLREGANTGNISSQMAGKAAGVQVVTSSNFGGASSVVIRGMKSIGGNNQALFVVDGVPISNNNNTISSSYTIFDGGNSISDLNQNDIESVNVLKGAAASALYGERASAGVVVITTKKGKSRKNDDWGVTLSTEYQYGEIDRSTFAKYQNKYGAGYGPASTFLKRDVDGDGVLDLVVGTSNDASVGAAFDPNLMVYQWYSLYPQLAGYHKATPWVAAKHTPVDFFESAQTTSNSVTIEKGGENGSILLNYNNFLTTGVLPNSEQKKNTLSAKFDYKVTDKLTATVYSSLTMQNTIGRNTTGYNDNILTGFRQWWQTNVDIYQLKDAYFGTGGQNITWNPYGYDDPDNFQAPAYWNNPYFDRYQNYQSDYRTRFFGYAMLNYKVSNAVSITGRLSSDFSNQKTEVRKAVGSHPESFGIVSGVPTTLNPQPNASSGYYLGNLYTNEINFDLFANYNKKFDNEISLGALLGTSLRRNSIETTDASTQPDLSGAGLIVPGLYAIRNSAGQVVPTQEYSATATLPRAYGQISLGYKDTYFLEGTGSVDKSSNLPSGNNVYFYPSISGSVVLSNLISQDWLSFLKVRGNWAQVGKTTDNFRLIDTYNIRGLYNGIPIVDPNSTKNNFNLKPERSTEIEVGMEARFLNNRIGFDVSLYKTNSKDQILVVPISGASGYTRKLFNAGELENKGIEVQLNLVPLKSENFRWDMNWNWAINQNKVVSLNEGMKNLQLGRAVNDVTFNAPAGEAYGQIWGTDYIYSPDGQRVIDPNTGKYMITTSKTNVIGNIMPQYTWSVRNNITYKAFTFTFLIDGQQGGSVFSGDMLYGTDTGLYPETLAIREPGAILPGVVMQNGQYVQNNVPIKTISGSLLRTGQYAAKEFVYDATFIKLREAAIYFDVPKSLYANTFIKSMKFGVFGRNLWIIHKNLPYADPEAGYTGGSATGVQGANLSRGYSIGAMPTTRTFGANFTINF, encoded by the coding sequence ATGAAGAAACTAACAACAGGTCTTCTTGTTTTAGTATTGTCTTCTTCTATTGCCGTTGCAAATGCTCAGCAAAAGAAGGACACTATTAAGACAAAAGAAATCGAGGGCGTAGTCGTAACCGCTCTTGGTATTAAAAGAGAGAAAAAGGCACTCGGATATGCATCTCAAGAAATTAAGGGAGATGTTTTAAGAGAAGGAGCTAATACAGGAAACATTTCCAGCCAGATGGCAGGTAAAGCTGCTGGGGTTCAGGTTGTGACCAGCTCAAACTTTGGAGGAGCATCAAGTGTTGTGATACGTGGTATGAAGTCCATCGGAGGAAATAACCAGGCTCTTTTCGTAGTAGATGGGGTGCCAATCAGTAATAATAATAATACCATTTCCTCTTCTTATACAATTTTTGATGGGGGTAACTCAATTTCTGACTTAAACCAGAATGATATAGAAAGCGTTAACGTTCTAAAAGGAGCAGCCGCTTCTGCACTTTATGGAGAAAGAGCTTCTGCAGGGGTTGTGGTAATTACTACTAAAAAAGGGAAATCCCGAAAAAATGATGATTGGGGTGTTACTCTTTCTACTGAGTACCAGTATGGAGAAATTGATAGATCAACTTTTGCGAAATATCAAAATAAGTATGGAGCTGGATATGGACCTGCTTCTACTTTTCTGAAAAGAGATGTTGACGGAGATGGAGTTCTTGATCTGGTAGTAGGAACAAGTAATGATGCTTCTGTTGGTGCTGCTTTTGATCCGAATTTGATGGTTTATCAATGGTATTCATTGTATCCACAATTGGCAGGGTATCATAAAGCGACTCCCTGGGTGGCAGCGAAACATACTCCAGTTGATTTCTTTGAGAGTGCACAAACTACTTCAAATTCAGTTACCATTGAAAAAGGGGGGGAAAATGGAAGTATTTTGTTGAATTATAATAATTTCTTAACTACCGGAGTTCTGCCAAATTCTGAACAAAAGAAAAATACGCTTTCTGCAAAATTTGATTATAAAGTAACGGATAAACTTACAGCTACTGTTTATTCGTCTTTAACTATGCAGAATACTATAGGTAGAAATACTACAGGTTATAATGATAATATTCTTACAGGATTTAGACAGTGGTGGCAAACTAATGTTGATATCTATCAACTTAAAGATGCTTATTTTGGAACTGGTGGGCAAAACATAACATGGAATCCTTATGGATATGATGACCCAGATAACTTCCAGGCACCAGCATATTGGAATAACCCTTATTTTGATCGTTATCAAAACTATCAGAGTGACTACAGAACACGTTTCTTCGGATATGCGATGTTGAACTATAAAGTATCTAATGCTGTAAGTATTACAGGACGATTGTCATCCGACTTCTCTAACCAAAAAACTGAAGTTAGAAAAGCTGTAGGCAGCCATCCTGAATCTTTTGGAATTGTTTCCGGGGTTCCTACAACGTTAAATCCACAACCAAATGCTTCTTCAGGTTATTATCTAGGTAATTTATATACAAATGAAATCAATTTTGATTTATTTGCTAACTATAATAAGAAATTTGATAACGAAATTAGCTTAGGAGCTTTATTAGGTACTTCCTTGAGAAGAAACTCCATTGAAACTACGGACGCATCCACTCAGCCAGATTTGTCTGGAGCTGGATTAATCGTTCCTGGTTTATATGCTATCAGAAATTCTGCAGGACAAGTTGTTCCTACTCAGGAATATTCTGCTACTGCTACATTACCAAGAGCTTATGGTCAGATCTCCTTAGGATATAAAGATACTTATTTCTTAGAAGGTACAGGTAGTGTAGATAAATCTTCAAATTTACCAAGTGGTAATAATGTATATTTTTATCCATCGATTTCAGGATCCGTAGTTTTATCTAACCTTATAAGTCAGGATTGGCTTTCTTTCTTAAAAGTGAGAGGAAACTGGGCACAGGTTGGTAAAACAACTGATAACTTCAGATTAATTGATACTTATAATATTAGAGGGTTATATAATGGTATTCCAATTGTAGATCCCAATAGTACTAAAAACAATTTTAATTTAAAGCCTGAAAGATCTACGGAGATAGAAGTAGGTATGGAGGCAAGATTCCTTAACAATAGAATTGGGTTTGATGTGAGTTTGTATAAAACAAATTCGAAAGACCAAATTCTAGTAGTACCAATATCAGGAGCATCTGGTTATACAAGAAAATTGTTTAACGCCGGTGAACTTGAGAATAAAGGGATAGAAGTTCAATTAAATTTAGTTCCATTGAAGAGCGAAAACTTCAGATGGGATATGAACTGGAACTGGGCGATCAATCAGAACAAGGTTGTAAGTCTTAATGAAGGAATGAAAAACTTACAGTTAGGGAGAGCTGTTAATGATGTAACCTTTAATGCACCTGCAGGTGAAGCCTATGGACAAATTTGGGGGACTGATTATATATATTCTCCTGACGGACAAAGAGTAATTGATCCTAATACTGGAAAATATATGATCACAACGTCCAAAACTAATGTGATCGGTAATATTATGCCACAATATACTTGGAGCGTAAGAAACAACATTACTTATAAAGCATTTACATTTACCTTCCTTATTGATGGTCAACAGGGAGGAAGTGTTTTCTCAGGAGATATGTTGTATGGAACTGATACTGGATTATATCCTGAAACGTTGGCTATCAGAGAACCAGGAGCAATATTGCCAGGTGTAGTAATGCAAAATGGACAGTATGTTCAAAATAATGTTCCGATTAAAACAATATCTGGATCATTATTACGTACAGGACAATATGCAGCAAAAGAATTCGTTTATGATGCAACCTTCATTAAATTAAGAGAAGCTGCGATCTATTTTGATGTACCAAAAAGCTTATATGCCAATACTTTCATCAAGAGTATGAAGTTTGGAGTATTTGGAAGAAATTTATGGATTATTCATAAGAATTTACCTTATGCAGATCCTGAAGCAGGGTATACAGGAGGTTCGGCCACTGGAGTACAGGGTGCTAATTTATCTAGAGGTTATTCTATTGGAGCAATGCCTACAACCAGAACCTTTGGAGCTAATTTTACTATTAATTTTTAA
- a CDS encoding ribonuclease HII: MELLHKWTDHYIEAGCDEVGRGCLSGPVVAAAVILDDDFKQNLVNDSKKLTFKTRMDLDSYIKDNVKNYAIAELPPTFIDEHNILNASIHAMHRALDQLTITPELILVDGNKFHPYNYIPHQCIIKGDSKVLSIAAASILAKNYRDRLMIELHEEYPEYGWNTNFGYATKKHQEALIKHGPTIHHRQSFRLKYD, translated from the coding sequence ATGGAATTATTACATAAATGGACAGACCATTACATCGAAGCGGGATGTGATGAAGTAGGAAGAGGTTGTTTAAGCGGGCCCGTAGTTGCGGCAGCTGTCATTTTAGATGATGATTTCAAACAGAATCTGGTTAATGATTCAAAAAAACTAACGTTTAAAACCAGAATGGATCTGGACAGCTACATCAAGGATAATGTGAAAAACTATGCTATTGCAGAGCTACCACCAACATTTATTGATGAACACAATATTCTTAATGCCAGTATTCATGCCATGCATCGAGCGTTAGACCAACTCACGATAACACCGGAACTTATTCTGGTAGATGGTAATAAATTCCATCCTTATAATTATATTCCGCATCAGTGTATCATTAAAGGAGACTCAAAAGTTTTATCTATTGCTGCTGCCTCTATTCTTGCAAAAAATTACAGAGACAGATTAATGATTGAACTTCATGAAGAATACCCAGAATATGGCTGGAATACCAATTTCGGATATGCTACAAAAAAGCATCAGGAAGCGCTCATCAAACATGGACCAACAATACATCACAGACAATCGTTCAGATTAAAATATGATTAA
- the yidC gene encoding membrane protein insertase YidC: MQQNNGIDKKQMISFAVLCLILFGAMFYFQNKQMKEEELKAQQQKTEQVKNAVKQTQATNINPNVTPNAIQTANLSNKELNVEFSSLGGQVSKVQLSEYKAYNNKTDQADLPLYLINKNNSNYGFQFKDKTGKVINTKDLVFSPTVNGNAVTMTANYNGAVIQFIYTLLPKYTLDFKVRTQGLAAVTSDNKADFIWDYSVRNLEKGRAQEQSHSEFSYAFNNYKDYDYDGRTTMEEEKETLNWIGIKQQFFTSVIEAKNGFTHSKGNQENVEEGEYLKKLNYEGFVQMTGSELNQDFTWYFMPLDLPLLKSYDKNFDEILPLGWSFIGAMNRYFFMWLYAIIAGWGLSAGWVIFVMTIIVKLILSPIMYKQHKLSAMMKVIRPEIDEVNAKFKDADPMKKQQATMEVYRKAGVNQMAGCLPALVQIPIFYALFRFFPNFIDLRGQGFWFAKDLTAYDDLIKLPFKVPFLGDHLSIFALACTIVILIYTVMTSGNMQQPQQEGMPNMKVLMYIFPITFLFFLNTSASGLSWYYFVSNAINILIILVIKYVILDEKKIHAQIQANKEKPKTEGKFQKKMREMMEQAQQQQQSQEQKKKK; the protein is encoded by the coding sequence ATGCAACAAAACAACGGAATCGATAAGAAGCAGATGATTAGTTTCGCGGTTTTATGCCTGATTCTTTTTGGTGCGATGTTCTATTTTCAGAACAAGCAAATGAAAGAAGAAGAGTTAAAAGCTCAGCAGCAGAAAACGGAACAGGTGAAAAATGCCGTAAAACAAACTCAGGCCACCAATATCAATCCAAATGTAACTCCTAATGCGATTCAGACAGCTAATTTGTCTAACAAAGAACTGAATGTAGAATTCTCAAGTTTAGGAGGACAAGTTTCTAAAGTTCAGCTTTCAGAATACAAAGCATACAATAATAAAACGGATCAGGCAGACCTTCCGCTTTATCTTATCAATAAAAATAATTCAAATTACGGTTTTCAGTTTAAAGACAAAACAGGAAAGGTTATCAATACTAAAGATTTAGTTTTCTCACCTACTGTTAACGGTAACGCTGTAACGATGACAGCTAACTACAATGGAGCTGTTATTCAGTTTATTTATACGCTACTTCCGAAATATACTCTTGATTTTAAAGTAAGAACTCAAGGTCTTGCTGCGGTTACTTCTGATAACAAAGCAGATTTTATCTGGGATTATAGCGTAAGAAACCTTGAAAAAGGTAGAGCTCAGGAACAATCTCACTCAGAATTTTCTTATGCTTTCAATAATTATAAAGATTATGATTATGATGGAAGAACTACCATGGAGGAGGAGAAAGAGACTCTTAACTGGATTGGAATAAAACAACAGTTCTTCACTTCTGTTATTGAAGCTAAGAATGGATTTACCCACAGTAAAGGTAATCAGGAAAATGTAGAAGAAGGAGAGTATTTGAAGAAACTCAATTATGAAGGTTTCGTTCAGATGACCGGAAGTGAATTAAATCAGGATTTTACATGGTATTTTATGCCATTGGATTTACCACTATTGAAATCTTACGATAAAAACTTTGATGAAATTCTTCCATTAGGTTGGTCATTCATCGGAGCAATGAACCGTTATTTCTTCATGTGGTTATATGCAATTATTGCGGGTTGGGGATTATCTGCAGGTTGGGTAATCTTTGTAATGACGATCATTGTAAAGCTTATCTTATCTCCAATTATGTACAAACAGCATAAGCTGAGTGCAATGATGAAGGTAATTCGTCCGGAAATTGATGAGGTAAATGCTAAATTTAAGGATGCAGATCCAATGAAGAAGCAGCAGGCTACAATGGAAGTATACCGAAAAGCCGGAGTAAATCAGATGGCAGGATGCTTACCTGCATTGGTGCAGATTCCAATCTTTTATGCATTATTCCGTTTCTTCCCGAATTTTATTGACCTGAGAGGACAAGGGTTCTGGTTTGCAAAAGATTTAACAGCTTATGATGATTTGATTAAGTTACCATTTAAAGTTCCATTCCTTGGAGATCACTTAAGTATCTTCGCATTGGCTTGTACAATTGTTATCTTGATTTATACAGTAATGACATCAGGAAACATGCAGCAGCCACAACAGGAAGGAATGCCGAATATGAAAGTATTAATGTATATCTTCCCGATTACATTCCTATTCTTCCTGAATACTTCAGCATCTGGTCTTTCATGGTACTATTTTGTATCGAATGCAATTAACATTCTAATCATTCTTGTGATTAAATATGTAATTCTGGATGAAAAGAAAATCCATGCTCAGATTCAGGCTAATAAAGAGAAACCGAAAACGGAAGGTAAATTCCAGAAGAAGATGAGAGAAATGATGGAGCAGGCTCAACAGCAACAACAGTCGCAAGAGCAAAAGAAAAAGAAATAA
- a CDS encoding CTP synthase — translation MSKKNTKYIFVTGGVTSSLGKGIVSASLGLLLKSRGFNVTIQKLDPYINIDPGTLNPYEHGECYVTEDGAETDLDLGHYERYLDAPTSQNNNVTTGKIYQTVIEKERKGDFLGKTVQVIPHITNEIKRRIKILSKQNYDIIITEIGGTVGDIESLPYIETVRQLKWELGENNSMVIHLTLLPYLASSGELKTKPSQHSVRQLMESGIMADVLVCRTEHQIPKDQRAKLAQFCNVPLENVIECKDMETIYEVPMYLQKQNFDDVVLKELDLKSDKDADLKDWKTFVKKFQNPKRTVEIALVGKYVSLQDSYISIAEAFKHAGADLETEVKVRWVYSGDITEENIKDTLKGVNGILVAPGFGDRGIEGKVLTAKYARENKIPMLGICLGMQIMTIEFARNVLGHTKANSMEFDTATPDPVISIMEEQKNVIDKGGTMRLGAWKCALKNGSKLHDIYGSKNISERHRHRYEFNSDYLQEFEKNGFLATGTNPETGLVEALELPAHPFYVGVQYHPEYKSTVATPHPLFRAFIKACETSK, via the coding sequence ATGAGTAAAAAGAATACAAAATACATCTTTGTGACAGGAGGTGTAACTTCATCTTTGGGAAAAGGAATCGTTTCTGCTTCTCTGGGACTATTGCTAAAATCACGCGGTTTTAACGTAACGATCCAAAAACTTGATCCTTATATCAATATCGACCCGGGAACTTTGAATCCTTATGAACACGGAGAGTGTTATGTGACCGAAGATGGTGCGGAGACGGATCTGGATTTAGGTCACTACGAGCGTTACCTTGATGCTCCTACATCCCAAAATAATAACGTTACTACAGGAAAAATTTACCAGACTGTAATTGAAAAAGAAAGAAAAGGAGACTTCCTTGGAAAAACAGTTCAGGTAATTCCTCATATTACTAACGAAATTAAACGTAGAATTAAAATCCTTTCTAAACAGAACTACGATATCATCATTACTGAGATCGGAGGAACAGTAGGAGATATTGAATCTTTACCATACATTGAAACTGTTCGTCAGTTGAAATGGGAACTGGGAGAGAATAATTCTATGGTCATTCACCTTACCTTATTGCCTTATCTGGCTTCAAGTGGAGAATTAAAAACAAAACCATCTCAGCACTCTGTTCGTCAGTTGATGGAAAGTGGAATTATGGCTGATGTATTGGTGTGTAGAACTGAACATCAAATTCCAAAAGATCAGAGAGCAAAATTAGCTCAATTCTGTAACGTTCCATTAGAAAATGTTATCGAATGTAAGGATATGGAAACAATCTATGAAGTTCCAATGTACCTTCAGAAGCAAAACTTTGACGATGTAGTACTGAAAGAACTGGATCTGAAGAGTGATAAAGATGCTGATCTTAAAGACTGGAAAACTTTTGTGAAAAAATTCCAGAATCCTAAAAGAACTGTTGAGATTGCATTGGTTGGAAAATATGTATCCCTTCAGGATTCTTATATTTCTATTGCTGAAGCTTTCAAACATGCAGGAGCTGACCTTGAAACGGAGGTAAAAGTAAGATGGGTATACAGTGGAGATATTACAGAAGAGAATATCAAAGATACACTGAAAGGTGTAAATGGAATCCTTGTAGCTCCGGGCTTCGGAGACAGAGGAATTGAAGGAAAAGTTCTTACTGCTAAATATGCAAGAGAAAATAAAATTCCAATGTTGGGAATTTGTTTAGGAATGCAGATTATGACTATTGAATTTGCAAGAAATGTTTTAGGACACACGAAAGCAAACTCTATGGAATTTGATACTGCAACTCCTGATCCTGTAATTTCAATAATGGAAGAACAGAAAAATGTAATCGATAAAGGAGGAACAATGCGTCTTGGAGCATGGAAGTGTGCTTTGAAAAACGGATCTAAACTACACGATATTTACGGAAGTAAAAATATTTCTGAAAGACACCGTCACCGTTACGAATTCAACAGTGATTATCTTCAGGAATTTGAAAAGAATGGTTTCTTAGCTACAGGAACAAACCCGGAAACAGGATTGGTGGAAGCGTTGGAATTACCAGCTCACCCGTTCTATGTTGGAGTACAATACCATCCGGAATACAAGAGTACGGTAGCTACACCGCATCCTTTATTCAGAGCTTTCATTAAAGCTTGTGAAACATCTAAGTAA
- a CDS encoding YceI family protein, whose amino-acid sequence MKKLFLSFAFALLSTFSFAQNNWDIDQMHSSINFTIEHMGISFVQGRFDKFGGDLTTKGNSLDNAGFNINIDVEGINTGVEMRDKHLRSKDFFDAGEYSAIKFTGTSVSKEKDGSYIFKGKLTIKDVTKDFSVPVTLGGITKNKEGKEIMGLRAKFTINRFEYNVNYDPTTAGIAKWVEINTYFELIKR is encoded by the coding sequence ATGAAAAAACTATTTTTATCCTTCGCATTCGCACTTTTAAGTACTTTCTCCTTTGCTCAGAATAATTGGGACATAGATCAGATGCACTCTTCTATAAATTTTACCATTGAACATATGGGGATCAGCTTTGTTCAGGGAAGGTTTGATAAATTTGGCGGAGATCTTACAACAAAAGGCAATAGTCTTGATAATGCTGGATTTAATATCAATATAGATGTTGAAGGTATTAATACTGGAGTAGAGATGAGAGACAAACATCTTAGAAGTAAGGATTTCTTTGATGCGGGAGAGTATTCAGCCATTAAATTTACAGGAACTTCCGTTTCCAAAGAGAAAGATGGATCATACATATTTAAGGGGAAACTTACCATTAAAGACGTTACAAAAGATTTTAGTGTACCGGTAACCTTAGGAGGGATTACAAAAAATAAAGAGGGTAAAGAAATTATGGGGCTTCGTGCAAAATTTACGATCAACCGTTTTGAGTATAATGTGAATTATGATCCTACGACAGCAGGTATTGCTAAGTGGGTGGAGATTAATACTTATTTTGAATTGATTAAAAGATAA
- the radA gene encoding DNA repair protein RadA codes for MAKLKTAYFCQNCGTQYSQWMGQCKNCGQWNTLVEEVVEKPNSKAVPFSKTKQHVINIIEVETSEEPRLKTPSEELNRVLGGGIVLGSVTLIGGEPGIGKSTLLLQLALKMKKKIFYVSGEESASQIKMRADRLTDIQNPNCFLFTETSLEKILHEAKKLEPDFMIIDSIQTLQSQLIESSPGTVSQIRECSNEIIKYAKENSIPVFLVGHITKDGQIAGPKVLEHMVDVVLNFDGDRNHLFRLLRANKNRFGSTSEIGIYEMVSQGLKEIKNPSEILITKKFEELSGNSVAVTLEGNRPMLLEIQALVSTAVYGTPQRSCTGFDSKRLNMLLAVLEKRAGFQLGAKDVFLNITGGIKTDDPALDLAVIASVLSSNEDIAISEHYCFAGEIGLSGEIRPVAQIEQRITEAEKLGYEKIFVSNLNKIPKRKFGIKIEEVSKIEDFHERLF; via the coding sequence ATGGCAAAACTGAAAACGGCATATTTCTGTCAAAACTGCGGAACCCAGTACTCCCAATGGATGGGACAATGCAAAAACTGTGGACAATGGAATACTCTGGTGGAAGAAGTAGTGGAAAAACCCAATAGTAAAGCGGTACCCTTCTCAAAAACCAAACAACACGTCATTAATATTATTGAGGTAGAAACCAGTGAAGAACCAAGACTTAAAACGCCTTCGGAAGAACTGAACCGTGTTCTTGGTGGTGGAATTGTTTTAGGCTCCGTTACTTTAATCGGTGGTGAACCGGGAATTGGGAAATCTACTCTCTTGCTTCAGCTTGCCTTAAAAATGAAGAAAAAAATCTTCTATGTTTCCGGGGAAGAAAGTGCTTCTCAGATTAAAATGAGAGCCGACAGGTTAACGGATATTCAAAATCCAAACTGCTTCCTGTTTACAGAAACCTCGCTGGAAAAAATTCTTCATGAAGCTAAAAAACTGGAACCGGATTTCATGATTATCGATTCTATTCAGACACTACAGTCTCAATTGATCGAAAGTTCTCCCGGAACGGTTTCTCAAATCAGAGAATGTTCCAACGAGATCATTAAATACGCTAAAGAAAACAGCATTCCTGTATTTTTAGTAGGTCATATTACCAAAGATGGCCAGATTGCCGGGCCAAAGGTATTGGAGCATATGGTAGATGTGGTCTTAAATTTTGATGGAGACCGAAATCACCTTTTCAGATTATTGAGAGCCAACAAAAACCGTTTTGGATCCACTTCCGAAATCGGAATTTATGAAATGGTATCCCAGGGATTGAAGGAAATTAAAAATCCTTCAGAAATCCTTATCACCAAGAAGTTTGAAGAACTTTCCGGAAATTCTGTCGCAGTAACGCTGGAAGGAAACAGACCCATGCTTTTAGAAATTCAGGCATTGGTAAGTACAGCCGTTTATGGAACTCCTCAAAGAAGCTGTACCGGATTTGATTCAAAAAGATTAAATATGCTTCTTGCAGTTCTTGAAAAAAGGGCTGGTTTCCAATTAGGAGCTAAAGACGTTTTCCTTAATATTACGGGTGGAATAAAAACAGATGATCCTGCTTTGGATTTAGCCGTGATAGCCTCTGTTCTATCTTCTAATGAAGATATAGCCATTTCAGAACATTATTGTTTTGCCGGAGAGATTGGGTTAAGCGGAGAAATTCGTCCGGTTGCTCAAATTGAACAAAGAATTACAGAAGCTGAAAAATTGGGGTATGAAAAGATATTTGTTTCCAATCTTAATAAAATTCCGAAAAGAAAATTCGGAATCAAGATTGAAGAAGTAAGTAAAATTGAAGATTTCCATGAAAGACTTTTTTAA